One Hippocampus zosterae strain Florida chromosome 21, ASM2543408v3, whole genome shotgun sequence genomic region harbors:
- the si:dkey-14d8.1 gene encoding zinc finger protein 629 isoform X1: MERRSEGVGAGWALPLASLRLMASPLQLTYSFMWQVIRQRNVSQYKKVEEFVTVVTQTVPELMSFKQTAQLILGLRARIILDLLQGEGPPDSRAIQTLINKLKIAPPVGDVEVDKCQTNFMVLVQNLLKSPAERKLFFKEVFPVQYGTKFDTALQTLVAGLVCKLEQLLPVPNLSQLSSMISSQPAMLEACGGVIPQGGDLKTLLLYQQSRGLLSGKATISSSVGDCVLSSLAFRPKPVEPPPPPPPPPPPQPAVSPPVASPLPLADHDDLGDTSDDSEDPEVAVVASRVDSAAKSVDLVHPEQSEKPDEAAAPDKSEAPRPPLKSIPFKVVSVPRKTPPPNPAVTKDGQKLQTQRVTLHQWVSKIATNTIALPALPPLPPEHLGDDDYSRPSIRRKKQIRPPADRFNCSMCDKSFPYQSKLMDHERIHTGEKPFACTSCSKSFRTQAFLNNHLKTHSTARPYACGQCGKCFAKLQSLSKHMLAHSGQKPFYCDVCNKGFTQSTYFKRHMECHTSQMTFPCKHCNKSFPTAFKLANHERWHTRDRPHMCERCGKRFLVPSLLKRHMGYHIGDRQYLCSQCGKTFVYLSDLKRHQQDHIPKAKIPCPVCQKKFSSKYCLRVHLRIHTRERPYRCSICEKSFTQVGNLKVHIRLHTNERPFSCDVCGKTYKLASHLNVHKRTHSCKKPWICETCGKGFAMPGLLKNHEQLHLREADPDFAAKRRTRGKQKKNALKRKFDEEEEEGIDDF; the protein is encoded by the exons ATGGAGAGGCGGTCCGAGGGTGTCG gtgctGGATGGGCTCTCCCGCTGGCCTCCCTTCGCCTGATGGCCTCCCCGCTGCAGCTGACGTACTCGTTCATGTGGCAGGTGATCCGCCAGAGAAACGTCAGTCAGTACAAGAAGGTGGAGGAGTTTGTCACCGTGGTGACGCAAACCGTTCCGGAGCTCATGAGTTTCAAACAGACGGCGCAGCTCATCTTGGGCTTGCGGGCGAGG ATCATTTTGGATTTGCTCCAGGGGGAGGGCCCACCAGACTCCCGCGCTATTCAAACGCTAATAAATAAACTCAAGATCGCTCCACCTGTAGGG GACGTGGAAGTGGACAAATGTCAAACCAACTTCATGGTGCTGGTCCAGAATCTGCTGAAAAGCCCCGCAGAGAGGAAGCTCTTCTTTAAG GAAGTGTTCCCGGTTCAGTACGGCACAAAGTTTGACACGGCGCTGCAGACTCTGGTCGCCGGCCTGGTGTGCAAGTTGGAACAGTTGCTTCCCGTTCCCAATCTGTCCCAG CTCAGTTCCATGATTTCTTCGCAACCGGCTATGCTGGAGGCATGCGGGGGGGTCATCCCCCAAGGCGGCGACCTCAAGACTCTCCTCCTGTACCAGCAGTCCAGAGGACTGCTATCCGGTAAAG CGACCATCTCGTCTTCAGTGGGCGACTGCGTGCTCTCGTCCCTCGCCTTCCGACCCAAACCCGTCGAGCCTCCcccgcctccgccgcctcccCCGCCGCCGCAACCCGCGGTCAGCCCTCCAGTCGCGAGCCCGCTCCCGCTCGCCGACCACGACGACTTAGGCGACACGTCGGACGACTCGGAGGACCCCGAGGTCGCCGTCGTCGCCTCCCGGGTCGACTCCGCCGCGAAAAGCGTCGATCTGGTGCATCCGGAGCAAAGCGAAAAACCCGATGAAGCGGCGGCGCCGGACAAGTCGGAAGCGCCGCGCCCGCCCCTGAAATCCATCCCCTTCAAAGTGGTGAGCGTGCCCAGGAAAACGCCGCCGCCCAATCCCGCCGTCACCAAGGACGGCCAAAAGCTCCAAACGCAACGCGTCACCCTGCACCAGTGGGTGTCAAAGATCGCCACCAACACCATCGCCCTCCCGGCCTTGCCGCCGCTGCCCCCGGAGCACCTGGGCGACGACGACTACTCGCGGCCGAGCATCCGCCGGAAAAAGCAAATCCGCCCTCCCGCCGACCGCTTCAACTGCAGCATGTGCGACAAGAGCTTCCCTTACCAGTCCAAGCTGATGGACCACGAGCGCATCCACACGGGCGAGAAACCCTTCGCCTGCACCTCGTGCAGCAAAAGCTTCCGCACGCAGGCCTTCCTCAACAACCACCTGAAGACGCACAGCACGGCGCGGCCGTACGCCTGCGGCCAGTGCGGCAAATGCTTCGCCAAGCTGCAGAGCCTCAGCAAGCACATGCTGGCCCACAGCGGGCAAAAACCCTTCTACTGCGACGTCTGCAACAAGGGCTTCACGCAGTCCACCTACTTCAAGAGGCACATGGAGTGCCACACCAGCCAGATGACCTTCCCGTGCAAGCACTGCAACAAAAGCTTCCCCACCGCCTTCAAGCTAGCCAACCACGAGCGCTGGCACACCCGCGACCGCCCGCACATGTGCGAGCGCTGCGGCAAGCGCTTCCTGGTGCCCAGCCTGCTGAAGCGACACATGGGCTACCACATCGGCGACCGCCAGTACCTCTGCTCCCAGTGCGGCAAGACCTTCGTGTACCTGTCGGACCTCAAGCGGCACCAGCAGGACCACATCCCCAAAGCCAAAATCCCCTGCCCCGTGTGCCAGAAGAAGTTCTCCAGCAAATACTGCCTGAGGGTGCACCTGCGGATCCACACCCGCGAGCGGCCGTACCGCTGCTCCATCTGCGAGAAGAGCTTCACGCAAGTGGGCAACCTGAAGGTGCACATCCGGCTGCACACCAACGAGCGGCCCTTCAGCTGCGACGTGTGCGGCAAGACGTACAAGCTGGCGTCGCACCTCAACGTCCACAAGCGGACTCACTCGTGCAAGAAGCCGTGGATCTGCGAGACGTGCGGGAAGGGCTTCGCCATGCCGGGCCTGCTCAAGAACCACGAGCAGTTGCACCTGCGCGAGGCCGACCCGGACTTCGCCGCCAAGCGTAGGACCAGGGGCAAGCAGAAGAAAAACGCCCTCAAAAGGAAGtttgacgaggaggaggaggaaggcatCGATGATTTTTAA
- the si:dkey-14d8.1 gene encoding zinc finger protein 135 isoform X2, which produces MASPLQLTYSFMWQVIRQRNVSQYKKVEEFVTVVTQTVPELMSFKQTAQLILGLRARIILDLLQGEGPPDSRAIQTLINKLKIAPPVGDVEVDKCQTNFMVLVQNLLKSPAERKLFFKEVFPVQYGTKFDTALQTLVAGLVCKLEQLLPVPNLSQLSSMISSQPAMLEACGGVIPQGGDLKTLLLYQQSRGLLSGKATISSSVGDCVLSSLAFRPKPVEPPPPPPPPPPPQPAVSPPVASPLPLADHDDLGDTSDDSEDPEVAVVASRVDSAAKSVDLVHPEQSEKPDEAAAPDKSEAPRPPLKSIPFKVVSVPRKTPPPNPAVTKDGQKLQTQRVTLHQWVSKIATNTIALPALPPLPPEHLGDDDYSRPSIRRKKQIRPPADRFNCSMCDKSFPYQSKLMDHERIHTGEKPFACTSCSKSFRTQAFLNNHLKTHSTARPYACGQCGKCFAKLQSLSKHMLAHSGQKPFYCDVCNKGFTQSTYFKRHMECHTSQMTFPCKHCNKSFPTAFKLANHERWHTRDRPHMCERCGKRFLVPSLLKRHMGYHIGDRQYLCSQCGKTFVYLSDLKRHQQDHIPKAKIPCPVCQKKFSSKYCLRVHLRIHTRERPYRCSICEKSFTQVGNLKVHIRLHTNERPFSCDVCGKTYKLASHLNVHKRTHSCKKPWICETCGKGFAMPGLLKNHEQLHLREADPDFAAKRRTRGKQKKNALKRKFDEEEEEGIDDF; this is translated from the exons ATGGCCTCCCCGCTGCAGCTGACGTACTCGTTCATGTGGCAGGTGATCCGCCAGAGAAACGTCAGTCAGTACAAGAAGGTGGAGGAGTTTGTCACCGTGGTGACGCAAACCGTTCCGGAGCTCATGAGTTTCAAACAGACGGCGCAGCTCATCTTGGGCTTGCGGGCGAGG ATCATTTTGGATTTGCTCCAGGGGGAGGGCCCACCAGACTCCCGCGCTATTCAAACGCTAATAAATAAACTCAAGATCGCTCCACCTGTAGGG GACGTGGAAGTGGACAAATGTCAAACCAACTTCATGGTGCTGGTCCAGAATCTGCTGAAAAGCCCCGCAGAGAGGAAGCTCTTCTTTAAG GAAGTGTTCCCGGTTCAGTACGGCACAAAGTTTGACACGGCGCTGCAGACTCTGGTCGCCGGCCTGGTGTGCAAGTTGGAACAGTTGCTTCCCGTTCCCAATCTGTCCCAG CTCAGTTCCATGATTTCTTCGCAACCGGCTATGCTGGAGGCATGCGGGGGGGTCATCCCCCAAGGCGGCGACCTCAAGACTCTCCTCCTGTACCAGCAGTCCAGAGGACTGCTATCCGGTAAAG CGACCATCTCGTCTTCAGTGGGCGACTGCGTGCTCTCGTCCCTCGCCTTCCGACCCAAACCCGTCGAGCCTCCcccgcctccgccgcctcccCCGCCGCCGCAACCCGCGGTCAGCCCTCCAGTCGCGAGCCCGCTCCCGCTCGCCGACCACGACGACTTAGGCGACACGTCGGACGACTCGGAGGACCCCGAGGTCGCCGTCGTCGCCTCCCGGGTCGACTCCGCCGCGAAAAGCGTCGATCTGGTGCATCCGGAGCAAAGCGAAAAACCCGATGAAGCGGCGGCGCCGGACAAGTCGGAAGCGCCGCGCCCGCCCCTGAAATCCATCCCCTTCAAAGTGGTGAGCGTGCCCAGGAAAACGCCGCCGCCCAATCCCGCCGTCACCAAGGACGGCCAAAAGCTCCAAACGCAACGCGTCACCCTGCACCAGTGGGTGTCAAAGATCGCCACCAACACCATCGCCCTCCCGGCCTTGCCGCCGCTGCCCCCGGAGCACCTGGGCGACGACGACTACTCGCGGCCGAGCATCCGCCGGAAAAAGCAAATCCGCCCTCCCGCCGACCGCTTCAACTGCAGCATGTGCGACAAGAGCTTCCCTTACCAGTCCAAGCTGATGGACCACGAGCGCATCCACACGGGCGAGAAACCCTTCGCCTGCACCTCGTGCAGCAAAAGCTTCCGCACGCAGGCCTTCCTCAACAACCACCTGAAGACGCACAGCACGGCGCGGCCGTACGCCTGCGGCCAGTGCGGCAAATGCTTCGCCAAGCTGCAGAGCCTCAGCAAGCACATGCTGGCCCACAGCGGGCAAAAACCCTTCTACTGCGACGTCTGCAACAAGGGCTTCACGCAGTCCACCTACTTCAAGAGGCACATGGAGTGCCACACCAGCCAGATGACCTTCCCGTGCAAGCACTGCAACAAAAGCTTCCCCACCGCCTTCAAGCTAGCCAACCACGAGCGCTGGCACACCCGCGACCGCCCGCACATGTGCGAGCGCTGCGGCAAGCGCTTCCTGGTGCCCAGCCTGCTGAAGCGACACATGGGCTACCACATCGGCGACCGCCAGTACCTCTGCTCCCAGTGCGGCAAGACCTTCGTGTACCTGTCGGACCTCAAGCGGCACCAGCAGGACCACATCCCCAAAGCCAAAATCCCCTGCCCCGTGTGCCAGAAGAAGTTCTCCAGCAAATACTGCCTGAGGGTGCACCTGCGGATCCACACCCGCGAGCGGCCGTACCGCTGCTCCATCTGCGAGAAGAGCTTCACGCAAGTGGGCAACCTGAAGGTGCACATCCGGCTGCACACCAACGAGCGGCCCTTCAGCTGCGACGTGTGCGGCAAGACGTACAAGCTGGCGTCGCACCTCAACGTCCACAAGCGGACTCACTCGTGCAAGAAGCCGTGGATCTGCGAGACGTGCGGGAAGGGCTTCGCCATGCCGGGCCTGCTCAAGAACCACGAGCAGTTGCACCTGCGCGAGGCCGACCCGGACTTCGCCGCCAAGCGTAGGACCAGGGGCAAGCAGAAGAAAAACGCCCTCAAAAGGAAGtttgacgaggaggaggaggaaggcatCGATGATTTTTAA
- the LOC127594195 gene encoding uncharacterized protein LOC127594195 isoform X1 → MREKIFKAPCLLLSLLTSWNLCCGKLGPPITDDVSKLSLLKHNIPSDYEIPVYYIPKEVSGECWVVLNVYPLEQSLRNLADMFGAVSSNRENILVFVTMLKSLRFTFDNQELETAMQVFQCHYKEGSLKNELYFDYIEEILNAAGKGASSFSCKPPPCLNTANGPGGQIGGRDYRWWKRTPLLLVIVPVMACVVLIVWRVTSTRHSPARPAEEIEMSPADSVLSVSVSVPLQKPDDALAEEDALAGHRDSR, encoded by the exons ATGAGGGAGAAA ATCTTCAAGGCACCTTGTCTCCTCTTGAGTCTGTTGACAAGTTGGAATCTGTGCTGTGGAAAACTCGGACCCCCAATAACTGATGATGTGAGCAAGCTGTCGCTGCTg AAGCACAACATCCCTTCCGATTATGAGATTCCTGTTTATTACATTCCCAAAGAAGTG tctgGTGAGTGTTGGGTGGTATTAAACGTCTACCCATTGGAGCAAAGTCTTCGCAACCTGGCCGACATGTTTGGCGCCGTCTCCTCCAACAGGGAAAACATCCTGGTCTTCGTCACCATGCTGAAGAGCCTGCGCTTCACGTTTGACAACCAGGAATTG GAAACGGCGATGCAAGTCTTTCAGTGTCACTACAAGGAAGGGAGCTTGAAGAATGAGCTCTATTTCGACTACATCGAGGAGATCCTCAACGCCGCCGGTAAAGGAGCATCCAGCTTCTCCTGCAAGCCGCCGCCTTGTCTCAATACGGCAAACGGACCAG GGGGTCAAATCGGAGGTCGCGATTACAGATGGTGGAAAAGAACGCCGCTGCTGTTGGTGATCGTTCCGGTCATGGCTTGCGTCGTTCTCATCGTATGGCGG GTCACATCAACGAGACATTCGCCGGCGCGCCCCGCCGAGGAGATCGAAATGTCACCCGCCGACTCCGTCCTCAGCGTGTCCGTTTCCGTCCCGCTTCAAAAGCCCGACGATGCTCTCGCGGAGGAGGACGCGCTTGCCGGTCATCGTGACAGCAGGTGA
- the lmod2b gene encoding leiomodin-2 isoform X2, with amino-acid sequence MSYFGYRRELSKYEDVDEDELLASLSPEELAELEKELVDIDPDANVPIGLRQKDQTDKTPTGTFSREALMKYWEAETQKILEKEIGGASPKTDEEDEESEEEEEEEEVVTEEDDEEENAHVEPVAPSPPPIVTPQQLKPQRAEPVPLTPPPPPPDPNTSGNPTVVDEALQRALSDDPELTEVNLNNIDDISQETLIRFAEALRSNTHVRVFSLANTHADDPVAVAVAKMLRENSSIVSLNIESNYVSGKGVLALVQAMPWNSTLTELRFHNQRHICGGQVEMEMVKILRENHTLIKLGYQFNLPGPRMSMTGILTRNQDRQRQKRLQEQRQQQQQGAPEGAANPRTAALRATPCSSPRSSPWSSPKVPRSNLAKKQTPPAPPAPPPPPPPPPPPPPPPPPPPLLPSRQEKKKPTRTIAEVIKSHEASSKKVKGKGKKGKKVKAKDETTSILKELKNALRPVAVERRGEESSRPSTPMRSAHDQLMDSIRNSSIRNLRKVELPLHLR; translated from the exons ATGAGTTATTTCGGATACCGCCGGGAGCTGAGCAAGTATGAAGACGTGGACGAGGATGAGCTCCTGGCGTCGCTCAGTCCCGAAGAGCTGGCCGAGCTGGAGAAGGAGCTGGTGGATATCGACCCCGACGCCAACGTGCCCATCGGGCTACGACAGAAGGACCAGACTGACAAGACCCCGACGGGGACCTTCAGTAGAGAGGCCCTCATGAAATATTGGGAGGCCGAGACTCAGAAAATCCTGGAAAAGGAAATTGGAGGAGCGAGCCCTAAAACG gatgaagaagatgaggagagcgaggaggaggaggaggaggaagaagtcgTAACAGAGGAGGACGACGAAGAAGAAAACGCTCACGTCGAGCCCGtcgcgccgtcgccgccgccgatcgTCACGCCGCAGCAGCTGAAGCCCCAGCGGGCGGAGCCTGTCCCATTgactcctccccctccccctccagacCCGAACACCAGCGGGAATCCCACCGTGGTGGACGAGGCCCTGCAGCGGGCTCTGAGTGACGACCCCGAGCTCACAGAAGTCAACTTGAATAACATTGACGACATCTCGCAG GAGACCCTAATCCGATTCGCCGAAGCCCTGAGATCCAACACGCACGTGCGGGTCTTCAGCCTCGCCAATACCCACGCAGACGACCCGGTGGCTGTGGCCGTCGCCAAGATGCTGCGGGAGAACTCGTCCATCGTCAGCCTCAACATCGAGTCCAACTACGTGAGCGGCAAGGGGGTCCTGGCGCTGGTCCAAGCCATGCCATGGAACAGCACCCTGACCGAGCTCCGGTTTCATAACCAGAGGCACATCTGCGGAGGGCAG GTAGAGATGGAGATGGTGAAGATACTTCGAGAGAACCACACCTTGATCAAGCTGGGCTACCAGTTTAACCTGCCCGGACCCAGAATGAGCATGACGGGCATCCTGACCAGAAACCAGGACCGTCAGAGGCAGAAGCGACTGCAGGAGCAGAGGCAACAGCAACAACAGGGGGCGCCGGAAGGAGCCGCCAATCCACGGACCGCGGCGCTG AGAGCAACACCCTGCAGCTCACCTCGATCCTCCCCTTGGTCCTCCCCCAAAGTCCCACGGAGCAACTTGGCTAAGAAGCAGACACCTCCGGCACCACCAGCACCtccgccaccaccacctcctcctcctccgccgccgccacctccccctcctccgccgCTGCTTCCCTCTCGccaggagaagaagaagcccACCCGGACCATCGCTGAGGTGATCAAATCCCACGAGGCCAGCAGCAAGAAGGTAAAGGGCAAAGGGAAGAAGGGCAAGAAGGTCAAGGCCAAGGACGAGACCACCAGCATCCTCAAGGAGCTGAAGAACGCGTTGAGGCCCGTGGCGGTGGAAAGACGGGGGGAAGAGAGCAGCAGGCCGTCCACGCCGATGAGGTCGGCCCACGATCAGCTGATGGACTCCATCCGGAACAGCAGCATCCGGAACCTGAGGAAG gttgAACTTCCATTGCATCTACGATAA
- the LOC127594195 gene encoding uncharacterized protein LOC127594195 isoform X2, which translates to MRFLFITFPKKWYSGECWVVLNVYPLEQSLRNLADMFGAVSSNRENILVFVTMLKSLRFTFDNQELETAMQVFQCHYKEGSLKNELYFDYIEEILNAAGKGASSFSCKPPPCLNTANGPGGQIGGRDYRWWKRTPLLLVIVPVMACVVLIVWRVTSTRHSPARPAEEIEMSPADSVLSVSVSVPLQKPDDALAEEDALAGHRDSR; encoded by the exons ATGAGATTCCTGTTTATTACATTCCCAAAGAAGTGGTAT tctgGTGAGTGTTGGGTGGTATTAAACGTCTACCCATTGGAGCAAAGTCTTCGCAACCTGGCCGACATGTTTGGCGCCGTCTCCTCCAACAGGGAAAACATCCTGGTCTTCGTCACCATGCTGAAGAGCCTGCGCTTCACGTTTGACAACCAGGAATTG GAAACGGCGATGCAAGTCTTTCAGTGTCACTACAAGGAAGGGAGCTTGAAGAATGAGCTCTATTTCGACTACATCGAGGAGATCCTCAACGCCGCCGGTAAAGGAGCATCCAGCTTCTCCTGCAAGCCGCCGCCTTGTCTCAATACGGCAAACGGACCAG GGGGTCAAATCGGAGGTCGCGATTACAGATGGTGGAAAAGAACGCCGCTGCTGTTGGTGATCGTTCCGGTCATGGCTTGCGTCGTTCTCATCGTATGGCGG GTCACATCAACGAGACATTCGCCGGCGCGCCCCGCCGAGGAGATCGAAATGTCACCCGCCGACTCCGTCCTCAGCGTGTCCGTTTCCGTCCCGCTTCAAAAGCCCGACGATGCTCTCGCGGAGGAGGACGCGCTTGCCGGTCATCGTGACAGCAGGTGA
- the lmod2b gene encoding leiomodin-2 isoform X1: MSYFGYRRELSKYEDVDEDELLASLSPEELAELEKELVDIDPDANVPIGLRQKDQTDKTPTGTFSREALMKYWEAETQKILEKEIGGASPKTDEEDEGVTDRNSESEDEKDDESEKELKNQMEEEEEEDEEDEESEEEEEEEEVVTEEDDEEENAHVEPVAPSPPPIVTPQQLKPQRAEPVPLTPPPPPPDPNTSGNPTVVDEALQRALSDDPELTEVNLNNIDDISQETLIRFAEALRSNTHVRVFSLANTHADDPVAVAVAKMLRENSSIVSLNIESNYVSGKGVLALVQAMPWNSTLTELRFHNQRHICGGQVEMEMVKILRENHTLIKLGYQFNLPGPRMSMTGILTRNQDRQRQKRLQEQRQQQQQGAPEGAANPRTAALRATPCSSPRSSPWSSPKVPRSNLAKKQTPPAPPAPPPPPPPPPPPPPPPPPPPLLPSRQEKKKPTRTIAEVIKSHEASSKKVKGKGKKGKKVKAKDETTSILKELKNALRPVAVERRGEESSRPSTPMRSAHDQLMDSIRNSSIRNLRKVELPLHLR, encoded by the exons ATGAGTTATTTCGGATACCGCCGGGAGCTGAGCAAGTATGAAGACGTGGACGAGGATGAGCTCCTGGCGTCGCTCAGTCCCGAAGAGCTGGCCGAGCTGGAGAAGGAGCTGGTGGATATCGACCCCGACGCCAACGTGCCCATCGGGCTACGACAGAAGGACCAGACTGACAAGACCCCGACGGGGACCTTCAGTAGAGAGGCCCTCATGAAATATTGGGAGGCCGAGACTCAGAAAATCCTGGAAAAGGAAATTGGAGGAGCGAGCCCTAAAACG GATGAAGAAGACGAGGGCGTGACAGACAGAAACAGCGAATCCGAGGACGAGAAGGACGACGAAAGCGAGAAAGAGCTGAAAAATCaaatggaggaggaagaagaggaggatgaagaagatgaggagagcgaggaggaggaggaggaggaagaagtcgTAACAGAGGAGGACGACGAAGAAGAAAACGCTCACGTCGAGCCCGtcgcgccgtcgccgccgccgatcgTCACGCCGCAGCAGCTGAAGCCCCAGCGGGCGGAGCCTGTCCCATTgactcctccccctccccctccagacCCGAACACCAGCGGGAATCCCACCGTGGTGGACGAGGCCCTGCAGCGGGCTCTGAGTGACGACCCCGAGCTCACAGAAGTCAACTTGAATAACATTGACGACATCTCGCAG GAGACCCTAATCCGATTCGCCGAAGCCCTGAGATCCAACACGCACGTGCGGGTCTTCAGCCTCGCCAATACCCACGCAGACGACCCGGTGGCTGTGGCCGTCGCCAAGATGCTGCGGGAGAACTCGTCCATCGTCAGCCTCAACATCGAGTCCAACTACGTGAGCGGCAAGGGGGTCCTGGCGCTGGTCCAAGCCATGCCATGGAACAGCACCCTGACCGAGCTCCGGTTTCATAACCAGAGGCACATCTGCGGAGGGCAG GTAGAGATGGAGATGGTGAAGATACTTCGAGAGAACCACACCTTGATCAAGCTGGGCTACCAGTTTAACCTGCCCGGACCCAGAATGAGCATGACGGGCATCCTGACCAGAAACCAGGACCGTCAGAGGCAGAAGCGACTGCAGGAGCAGAGGCAACAGCAACAACAGGGGGCGCCGGAAGGAGCCGCCAATCCACGGACCGCGGCGCTG AGAGCAACACCCTGCAGCTCACCTCGATCCTCCCCTTGGTCCTCCCCCAAAGTCCCACGGAGCAACTTGGCTAAGAAGCAGACACCTCCGGCACCACCAGCACCtccgccaccaccacctcctcctcctccgccgccgccacctccccctcctccgccgCTGCTTCCCTCTCGccaggagaagaagaagcccACCCGGACCATCGCTGAGGTGATCAAATCCCACGAGGCCAGCAGCAAGAAGGTAAAGGGCAAAGGGAAGAAGGGCAAGAAGGTCAAGGCCAAGGACGAGACCACCAGCATCCTCAAGGAGCTGAAGAACGCGTTGAGGCCCGTGGCGGTGGAAAGACGGGGGGAAGAGAGCAGCAGGCCGTCCACGCCGATGAGGTCGGCCCACGATCAGCTGATGGACTCCATCCGGAACAGCAGCATCCGGAACCTGAGGAAG gttgAACTTCCATTGCATCTACGATAA